Proteins encoded together in one Anopheles darlingi chromosome 3, idAnoDarlMG_H_01, whole genome shotgun sequence window:
- the LOC125954483 gene encoding eukaryotic translation initiation factor 3 subunit I — MKPLMLQGHSRAITQIKYNREGDLIFSSAKDSSPSVWYSLNGERLGTYNGHIGAVWCVDVDWTTTRLITGAGDMKTFLWDVETGKSLGTIPCVSPVRTCNFSYSGNQASYSTDRSMQQQSELFIIDVRNIDSSIGSADPVLKLTMGEQQSKITSMLWGALDETVITGHENGSIRIWDLRAVKELNSVNDHTANITDMQMSHDGTMFISSSKDTTAKLFDSESLVCLKTYKTERPVNSAAISPLYEHVALGGGQDAMEVTTTSTQAGKFDSRFFHLVYEEEFARVKGHFGPINSLAFHPDGKSFTTGGEDGFVRVQVFDSSYFEFQLE, encoded by the exons ATG AAACCCTTGATGCTGCAGGGCCACTCGCGTGCCATCACGCAAATCAAGTACAACCGAGAGGGCGATCTGATTTTCTCGTCCGCCAAGGATAGCAGCCCCAGCGTCTGGTACTCATTGAACGGTGAGCGGCTCGGAACGTACAATGGACACATCGGAGCAGTCTGGTGTGTTGACGTTGATTGGACGACCACACGGCTCATCACCGGCGCCGGCGACATGAAAACATT CTTGTGGGATGTCGAGACAGGAAAATCACTTGGAACGATCCCGTGTGTTTCGCCCGTTCGTACGTGCAACTTCAGCTATTCTGGCAACCAGGCCTCCTACTCCACCGATCGcagtatgcagcagcagagtgagcTGTTCATTATCGATGTACGAAACATCGATTCCAGCATCGGTAGCGCAGATCCGGTGTTGAAGCTGACGATGGGTGAGCAGCAGAGCAAAATCACGTCGATGCTGTGGGGCGCTCTCGATGAAACCGTCATCACGGGACACGAGAACGGCTCGATTCGTATCTGGGATTTGCGCGCGGTCAAGGAGCTGAACTCGGTCAATGATCACACGGCGAATATCACCGATATGCAGATGTCGCACGATGGCACTATGTTCATCTCCTCGTCGAAGGACACAACGGCGAAACTGTTCGATTCCGAGTCGCTGGTATGCTTGAAGACGTACAAAACCGAGCGACCGGTGAACTCGGCCGCAATCAGCCCACTGTACGAGCATGTCGCGCTCGGTGGTGGACAGGATGCGATGGAAGTGACGACGACCTCGACCCAGGCCGGAAAGTTCGATTCCCGATTCTTCCATCTGGTGTACGAAGAGGAGTTTGCGCGCGTGAAGGGCCACTTTGGGCCGATCAACAGCTTGGCTTTCCATCCGGACGGCAAAAGCTTCACCACCGGCGGAGAGGATGGTTTTGTGCGTGTCCAGGTATTCGATTCATCGTACTTCGAGTTCCAGCTGGAGTAG
- the LOC125954487 gene encoding brachyurin-like yields the protein MQVFVVLVALFAVVSAKWIDIDWSKVRPIEEFDHYWARLPAELQIYRHAVPSHRIVGGQEASPGQFPYQVALLGEFEFGIALCGGSILTNLYVLTAAHCIVEGPLNEPITGGIAIIGAQNHIVVELSQQRIPYEPSGIVAHPLYTLTNIRNDIGVVRLNSPITFNNLVQPVRLPARSDNRQFGGLIGTVSGFGRTSDANPAISDVLMYTSNPVMINADCISYYNSDLIEPQNVCLSSAGGRNVCNSDSGGPLTVQDDGSLQIGVVSFGSVVTPGGGCEENVPSVYARVTYYLEWIEANSDFVANP from the coding sequence ATGCAAGTCTTCGTGGTTCTAGTTGCTCTGTTCGCGGTTGTCAGTGCTAAATGGATCGACATCGACTGGTCCAAGGTGCGGCCGATAGAGGAGTTCGATCACTACTGGGCTCGCCTGCCGGCGGAGCTGCAGATCTACCGTCACGCTGTACCGTCGCACCGTATCGTCGGAGGACAGGAGGCTTCTCCCGGACAGTTTCCGTACCAGGTTGCGCTACTGGGCGAATTCGAATTTGGAATAGCACTGTGCGGAGGATCCATTTTAACGAACCTGTACGTTCTTACTGCTGCTCACTGTATCGTCGAGGGCCCATTGAATGAACCGATCACCGGAGGTATCGCCATCATAGGTGCACAGAATCACATTGTGGTGGAGCTGTCCCAGCAGCGCATCCCATACGAACCGTCAGGAATCGTTGCTCATCCGCTGTACACCTTGACGAACATTCGCAACGATATTGGTGTGGTCCGTCTGAACTCGCCAATCACCTTCAACAATCTTGTGCAACCCGTTCGTCTACCGGCTCGATCGGATAACCGTCAATTCGGAGGACTCATTGGCACTGTTTCGGGCTTCGGACGTACCTCGGACGCTAACCCAGCTATTTCGGATGTTTTGATGTATACCTCTAACCCGGTAATGATTAACGCCGACTGTATTTCTTACTATAATTCCGATCTGATTGAGCCTCAAAACGTGTGTCTGAGTAGTGCCGGTGGACGTAATGTTTGCAACAGTGACTCTGGCGGCCCGCTAACTGTACAGGATGATGGAAGCCTGCAGATCGGTGTGGTATCCTTTGGAAGTGTCGTGACGCCTGGAGGTGGTTGCGAAGAGAATGTACCGTCAGTATACGCTCGTGTGACTTACTATCTAGAATGGATTGAGGCAAATTCTGACTTTGTAGCCAACCCTTAA
- the LOC125954492 gene encoding brachyurin-like: MKVFVFLAALFAVVSAKWIDIDWSKVRPIEEFDHYWARLPAEMQIYRHARPSPRIIGGEEASPGQFPYQVALLGEFALGIGVCGGSILTNQYVLTAAHCIVEGPLNEPITGGIAIIGAQNRIEAEPSQQRIPYEPSGIVAHPQYTLTNIRNDIGVVRLNSPITFNDLVQPVRLPARSDTRQFGGLIGTVSGFGLTSDSSTSPSDVLMYTSNPVMTNADCLPYYNSILIEPQNVCLSSAGGRNVCNSDSGGPLTVQDDGSLQIGVVSFGMAGCENNIPSVYARVTYYLEWIEANSDFVANP; encoded by the coding sequence ATGAAGGTCTTCGTGTTTCTAGCTGCTCTATTCGCGGTTGTCAGTGCTAAAtggatcgatatcgattggtCCAAGGTGCGGCCGATAGAGGAGTTCGATCACTACTGGGCTCGCCTGCCGGCGGAGATGCAGATCTACCGTCACGCTAGACCATCGCCGCGTATCATCGGAGGGGAGGAGGCTTCTCCCGGACAGTTTCCGTACCAGGTTGCGCTACTGGGCGAATTCGCTTTGGGAATAGGCGTGTGTGGAGGATCCATTTTAACGAACCAGTACGTTCTTACTGCTGCTCACTGTATCGTCGAGGGCCCATTGAATGAACCGATCACCGGAGGTATCGCCATCATAGGTGCACAGAATCGTATAGAGGCGGAACCGTCCCAGCAGCGCATCCCATACGAACCGTCAGGAATTGTTGCTCATCCGCAATATACCTTGACAAACATTCGCAATGATATTGGCGTGGTCCGTCTGAACTCGCCAATCACTTTCAACGATCTTGTGCAGCCTGTTCGTCTACCGGCTCGCTCGGATACCCGTCAATTCGGAGGACTCATTGGCACTGTTTCTGGATTCGGACTTACCTCGGATAGTAGCACGTCTCCTTCGGATGTTTTGATGTATACCTCTAACCCGGTGATGACTAACGCTGACTGTCTTCCATATTACAACTCCATTCTGATTGAGCCTCAAAACGTGTGTCTGAGTAGTGCCGGTGGACGTAATGTTTGCAACAGTGACTCTGGCGGCCCGCTAACTGTACAGGATGATGGAAGCCTGCAGATCGGTGTGGTATCCTTCGGAATGGCTGGTTGTGAGAACAACATACCATCAGTATACGCTCGTGTGACTTACTATCTAGAATGGATTGAGGCAAATTCTGACTTTGTGGCCAATCCTTAA
- the LOC125954430 gene encoding ankyrin-3: MGGSVSQVFRSGSALLSNRDGHKVSEATVDKVNTIFDALRANPKISIHRLEPLLLQIPKYENILAIHDETGYNLLQKSVGLNHVELARWLLHRHRPDVNRSSCSLPLHIACLKGYEECVELLLKHGARIDTEARMCFPGAHSHNCEESGKYRNQGDNSVGVCERPNTKLQNAVCYAIDGDQINVLNILAQKMEEPWMLFRVRKPLLHIACERGAWKCVQHLVQTRSDEINLIKDEYYPIHQAVLHDGRFLELLIQHGAITTVRTCTQQMTLLHVVILAARKSAEDTLSTIRILLERGCKELINSPDSLGNTPLHAIIVRYALEEARYGYDKWNKWDVLHLVRFLLQNGAKSSINQSGNSALACVFRHIRDWEVCYELLNMLIKEGGDPNIVGRDGSVPIMVCLVPLINKDPLHHFTHSMKVCYLNCIRILLQNGANPNCSYRSNLTPLHVLIFTVSENFTLNCDGQKRANFDFIKNILLLLLQYGLDCNITSHHILQSVIDMIVNVRSCPDIVCVYELLLLLMQYGIDPNISLSNKLMLNGAASSGGSSSIIFVNDFINFGTSGMRGAPSPAVVAEVGGGGAGVAAGPSDAATGGGGSGVNGNTPGSSTGSNGASSSGNGTGSSSASGSVSNGSDNLRNSFRQNARNHLLFYYIMLITRKEFILLDREQTYQRIIYLFYYSMKHDSLFNCLKSLHNLFIAQVPHKTIDNLRHLIITLYKKPRSLKQLCRVCIYDSLGKKLAPNINRLNLPGPLKEYVMNFDT, encoded by the exons ATGGGCGGTTCCGTGAGTCaggtgttccgttccggcagCGCATTGCTCTCGAACCGCGATGGCCATAAGGTGTCGGAGGCAACGGTCGACAAAGTGAACACCATCTTCGATGCGCTCCGGGCCAATCCAAAGATTTCGATCCACCGACTGGAGCCACTCCTGCTACAGATACCGAAG TATGAAAACATTCTTGCCATACACGACGAAACGGGATACAATCTGCTGCAGAAAAGTGTCGGACTGAATCACGTTGAGCTAGCTAGGTGGTTACTGCACCGCCACAGACCAGACGTAAACCGGAGCTCATGTTCGCTGCCACTACACATCGCCTGTCTGAAAGG CTACGAAGAATGTGTGGAACTGCTTCTGAAGCACGGTGCTAGAATCGATACCGAAGCGAGAATGTGCTTCCCCGGTGCCCATTCACACAATTGCGAAGAGAGCGGGAAATACAGAA ATCAAGGTGACAActcggttggtgtgtgcgagcgGCCCAATACGAAGCTACAGAATGCCGTTTGCTACGCGATCGACGGTGATCAGATCAATGTACTGAACATCCTGGCCCAGAAGATGGAGGAACCGTGGATGCTGTTTCGGGTGCGCAAACCCCTGTTGCACATTGCTTGTGAGCGGGGTGCGTGGAAGTGTGTGCAGCATCTGGTGCAAACGCGCTCGGATGAGATTAATCTGATCAAGGACGAGTACTACCCGATCCATCAAGCCGTCCTGCACGACGGCCGGTTTCTGGAGCTGCTCATACAGCATGGTGCCATTACGACGGTGCGTACATGCACGCAACAAATGACGCTACTACATGTCG TGATACTGGCGGCTAGGAAATCGGCGGAAGATACACTGAGCACCATCCGGATTCTGCTCGAGCGTGGCTGCAAAGAGCTGATCAACAGTCCGGACTCACTCGGTAACACACCGCTCCACGCTATCATCGTGCGGTACGCGCTAGAGGAAGCAAG ATATGGCTATGATAAGTGGAACAAGTGGGACGTGCTTCATCTGGTGCGATTTCTGCTACAGAATGGTGCCAAAAGTTCCATCAATCAGAGCGGTAACAGTGCGCTGGCCTGTGTTTTTCGACACATTCGAGACTGGGAGGTGTGCTACGAGTTGCTGAATATGCTCATCAAGGAAGGAG GCGATCCCAACATCGTCGGTCGAGATGGATCCGTCCCGATTATGGTCTGTTTGGTACCGTTGATCAACAAAGATCCGCTGCATCATTTCACCCATTCAATGAAG GTTTGCTATCTGAACTGTATCCGGATTCTGCTGCAGAACGGCGCAAATCCGAACTGCTCGTACCGCTCTAACCTGACACCGCTGCACGTGCTGATCTTTACTGTATCGGAGAACTTTACACTCAATTGTGATGGCCAGAAGCGAGCCAATTTCGATTTTATCAAAAAtatcctgctgttgctgctacagtACGGGCTGGACTGCAACATCACCTCACACCACATCCTGCAATCGGTTATTGACATGATCGTGAACGTGCGCTCTTGTCCGGAcatcgtgtgcgtgtacgagctgctgctactgctgatgcagTACGGTATCGACCCGAACATTTCGCTTAGCAACAAGCTAATGCTGAATGGTGCCGCCAGTAGCGGTGGCAGTTCGTCCATCATATTCGTAAACGATTTCATCAACTTCGGTACCAGCGGCATGCGAGGtgcaccgtcaccggcagTAGTTGCCGAGGTAGGAGGCGGCGGCGCTGGCGTAGCGGCTGGACCATCAGATgcagccaccggtggtggaggtagcGGGGTCAATGGTAACACTCCAGGTTCGAGCACTGGTTCTAATGGAGCGAGTAGCAGCGGCAATGGTACCGGGAGCAGCTCCGCAAGCGGTTCAGTCTCGAATGGCAGCGATAACCTGCGAAACTCGTTCCGACAGAACGCTCGAAACCATCTGCTTTTCTACTACATTATGCTGATCACACGCAAGGAGTTTATCCTGCTTGATCGCGAACAGACGTACCAGCGCATCATCTATCTGTTCTACTACTCGATGAAGCACGATTCACTGTTCAACTGCCTGAAGTCACTGCACAATCTGTTTATCGCCCAGGTGCCACACAAAACGATCGACAACCTGCGCCATCTCATCATCACGCTGTACAAGAAACCGCGTAGCCTAAAGCAGCTGTGCCGGGTGTGCATCTACGACAGTTTGGGCAAGAAGCTGGCCCCGAACATTAACAGGCTCAATCTGCCCGGACCACTGAAGGAGTACGTCATGAACTTTGACACGTAA